One part of the Moraxella sp. FZFQ2102 genome encodes these proteins:
- a CDS encoding ABC transporter permease, which yields MTIRPFRLIRHYARHYALVLALLVLWQAVIGAGLVPDYLLPSPWQIIQALIDDAPLLAMHAKYTLATAFIGTLIGLVLSFVLSILMDLSRIFRQSVYPLLLLNQTIPTIAIAPLLVIWLGYGIAPKVVLVVLSVFFPMTIALLDGYRSVSADALNLFRSMNATTYQTYRHLKIPSAMGYFFTGLKVALSYALISAVVAEWLGGYHGLGVYMTRVRKSYELDNMFAVIFLISCLTLLLIALVKWCEKRVMAYQFVK from the coding sequence ATGACCATTCGCCCATTTCGTCTGATTCGCCACTATGCACGGCATTATGCGCTGGTGCTGGCTTTGCTTGTGCTGTGGCAAGCGGTGATTGGTGCGGGACTTGTGCCTGATTATTTGCTGCCAAGTCCATGGCAGATCATACAGGCGCTGATCGATGATGCGCCGCTGCTTGCCATGCACGCCAAATATACGCTTGCGACGGCGTTTATCGGTACGCTGATTGGCTTGGTGTTAAGCTTTGTGCTGTCGATTTTGATGGATTTGTCGCGCATTTTTCGCCAAAGTGTCTATCCGCTACTGCTACTGAATCAAACCATCCCAACGATCGCGATTGCGCCGCTATTGGTGATTTGGCTTGGCTACGGTATCGCGCCAAAAGTGGTACTGGTGGTGCTGTCGGTATTTTTCCCGATGACCATTGCGCTGCTTGATGGCTATCGTTCGGTGAGTGCTGATGCGCTCAATCTGTTTCGCTCGATGAATGCCACGACTTATCAGACTTATCGCCACCTAAAGATACCGTCGGCGATGGGATATTTTTTTACAGGATTAAAAGTTGCTTTAAGCTATGCCTTAATATCAGCGGTGGTGGCAGAGTGGCTTGGCGGTTATCATGGGCTTGGCGTGTATATGACGCGCGTGCGCAAATCATATGAGCTTGATAATATGTTTGCGGTGATTTTTTTGATCAGTTGCTTGACTTTATTGTTAATCGCACTGGTCAAATGGTGCGAAAAACGCGTGATGGCGTATCAATTTGTTAAATAA